The nucleotide sequence CTGTTCTTTAATTTTATCTTCTACAAGCATAAAAAAACTTGTCTTTGTGACTATTGTTTCTAGAATATATTCCATAATACTAACCATTTTAAAGTGTCTCTCTGGTATATGTACAATAAGTCTTTTTATAAACTCATAAACTGTTATTTCTTCTTCAACCCTTTTATTATCTTCATGTCTTATATACCAAAACCTTACCTTTTCGCCATCATAACTTAAGATTCTTGAGACCGCTATCGCTGGTCTTCCTGTATATCTCGCTACATATTTAGCAACTGCCTTTTGAGTGGTAACTTCCCCTTTAGCATAGACATAAAATCCTGAATTATAGTTGCTATAAAGCTTGTTTATTAAGTTTTTTAACTCCTTCTTATTGGTTTTGGCTTTCATTTTTAACTCATCTAATAAAAGTTTTTGCCATCTTTTTCTTAGAGATTCATAGTGAAAGTAATTTATATTCCTCCATGCAGTCTTTTTGCCAGCACCACCCTCTGTAACAAGAACTTGTACATGAGGATTCCACTTTAAGTCTCTTCCGAAAGTATGAATCACTGCCACTATACCTGGAGTAAAACTCTCACTTTTATTTAGTTCTATCATCCAAGTCTTTATAGCGCTAGCGGCATATTCTGTTAAAATTGATAATAGCTTTCTATTCTGCCCAAAGTACACTCTAAGTTGCTCTGGAATAGTAAAAACCATATGCCTATGTTTTGTTTTTATAAGCTTTCCTAAAAGCTCTTCAACTCTATTATCAACATAAACCTTACCACATGATGTACAAAATCTGCTTTTGCACGTAAACCCCTTCTTACTTGTTTCCCCACAGTTCGGACATTCAAACTCTATATAACCTTTATCCAAATCTCCACAATACATTATTTTACATAGCCCGTCAGGGCAGAAAAACAGAGCCCTCCCGGGCTCTGAAAAATTATAATTTCCTATACAATAAAAAATTCAGAAGGTGTGCATATATTTCAATTGGATGTCATTAAGTTCTATTCTCAAACTGCATTTTAATTCAAAAAACACCGAAACCCACTGAAATCAGTGGGTTTCCATTGTATCAATATTTGAGTTTATGTATGTCTTTGGACGATGATGTTGATACAAGATTTCATTTTTTATAATTACTAGAAAAAAAGGCATTCTAATCGAATACCCAACCCCAAAATTAACAAAGAGCCAAAAATAAATGCTTTAATAAGGCATAGAAATTGCATAAGCATAACTAAAATTTAGAAAAAATAAAGTTGTACAGTAAGTATATGTCCCTCATCTTTTAATGGGCATGCCTGTGGTGTATATCGGGAGTATGTGGATGCTCATGCAACACTTCTTCATGTTCGTGTATGTGAGAATGATAACCGCTAGGCGGGACTTCTCCAGTTAAATGTACATGGTTGTGATGATTATCATTATGACTGTGCCTATGCTCATGGACCATATGTTCATGGCTATGACTGTGGTTATGATCCTCTTTTAACAAAAAGAATGTCCCTAATATCATTACAGGCAATGCTATAACAAACATGAAACTTGGAACGTCATTATTTAATAAAAATGCCAAGATTGCCCCAATAAAAGGTGATGTTGCAAAAAATGCACTAGTTCTAGCACTCCCTAACTCCCTCATAGCAAGGACAAATAAGACGATACTTAACCCATAGCTAAAGAACCCAAGAATCATAGCTAATAATACTACTTTAAAGTCCGGAATATGCTGTTTCAATAAAAGTGCCAGAAATAATGAAAATGAACCTGCTACGAAACCTTTAAAAATTGCTATAGAAAAAGGATTCTTTGCAGAAATATTTCTTGTAAAGTTATTGTCAATTCCCCAACAAACACATGCACCAACTACTCCCAATGCTCCTAAAGAAAATCCCCATTGGTTGTTAAAATCCCATGAAAGTAAAATACTTGCAATTGTGATACACGAAACTGCAATCCAAACCCTCTTGCCTACGCTTTCTTTGAAGAAAAATAAAGCAATCAGAGTTGTTGATACACCCTCAAAATTTAGAAGTAATGCCGCTGTAGATGCCGGTGTAATCTTTAGACTTGACATCAATATAATAGGTGCAATAATTCCACCAAATAATACAGCACCAAGAAGCCAAGGAAAATCTTTTTTTAAAAGTGGAGCCTCCGCATGTCCTTTCTTGCCAATCAAATTAGTTATCATCTGATATAACAGCAATCCAGTTCCGCTTCCCAAGTAAAGAAAAGAAGCAAGTGAAACTGGTTCTATGTGACCTAAGAGCATTTTTGCCAGTGGAGCACTTGCACCAAAGAGAAGGGCTGAAAGCAATGCCTGAATTCTGGGAAAAATCTTCACTTTATTCATATCTACCTACCATCCTATTTAAAATACTTGTCTATAGCATTATTAAGGTTCTCTAAAACGGTATCATTATTATTTTTAATTGCATCTTTCACACAATGATTTATGTGATCCTTTAATATTACCTTGCCTGTGTTATTTAGTGCAGACACCACAACGGAAATCTGAATTAATACCTCATTGCAATCTCTTCCATCTTCAATCATATGCTTAATAGCATCTACATGCCAGCTAATCCTTGATAATCTATTAATTACGGCTTTATTATTTGGATGATTATGCTCAACCACTTCCAGTTCTCATAATAATATATTATCCCCCCACAGGGAATATAATAATTATATCACTTTTTATTAAATATGTACTATAACCTTATACTCATTTAACTTGCAGCTCTTATACTTTAAAAAAATAATAAGTATAACTAAAAAACAAAAATCCAATCAAAGGTATTTGCGTCTCTAATCAGCTTACTTTACATAGAATTGACATATAAGTGTTGTTTAAATTCTATCAACTACATCTATATGTACTTAGTATACTTTATTAAAGTATTTATCTCTTTGACTTTTAAAATAAACTTATTAAATTGCCTTTTTAAAATTGAACATACTGTTGCAAAAACTCATATGTAATATTTTTATATTTTTCATCATCTTAAAGCTTCAGCCCAAGACTGCTAAGCTTTAACACCCTGATTTGGTTTATGTTTCCGAGAACTCGGCAGATTTCACTGTATGCGATATGCCTACCATTCAAAAAACAAAAAAGCCCTGATTTCTCAAGGCTTCTATCTATCGTATAATTGTGTTGTTCAATGTGTATTTGGAGGATGATGTTGATACGGTAAAAATTATATTTTCTAATAAAATAGCTAAATGAGTAAATTTCATATTTTATAATCATTGATTTTACTAACTTTTTT is from Clostridium thermarum and encodes:
- a CDS encoding DMT family transporter: MNKVKIFPRIQALLSALLFGASAPLAKMLLGHIEPVSLASFLYLGSGTGLLLYQMITNLIGKKGHAEAPLLKKDFPWLLGAVLFGGIIAPIILMSSLKITPASTAALLLNFEGVSTTLIALFFFKESVGKRVWIAVSCITIASILLSWDFNNQWGFSLGALGVVGACVCWGIDNNFTRNISAKNPFSIAIFKGFVAGSFSLFLALLLKQHIPDFKVVLLAMILGFFSYGLSIVLFVLAMRELGSARTSAFFATSPFIGAILAFLLNNDVPSFMFVIALPVMILGTFFLLKEDHNHSHSHEHMVHEHRHSHNDNHHNHVHLTGEVPPSGYHSHIHEHEEVLHEHPHTPDIHHRHAH
- a CDS encoding IS91 family transposase, with amino-acid sequence MYCGDLDKGYIEFECPNCGETSKKGFTCKSRFCTSCGKVYVDNRVEELLGKLIKTKHRHMVFTIPEQLRVYFGQNRKLLSILTEYAASAIKTWMIELNKSESFTPGIVAVIHTFGRDLKWNPHVQVLVTEGGAGKKTAWRNINYFHYESLRKRWQKLLLDELKMKAKTNKKELKNLINKLYSNYNSGFYVYAKGEVTTQKAVAKYVARYTGRPAIAVSRILSYDGEKVRFWYIRHEDNKRVEEEITVYEFIKRLIVHIPERHFKMVSIMEYILETIVTKTSFFMLVEDKIKEQHRKLRRWKYRIMKSFGVDPLRCKCGALMKFKDIVYTKYGSVRDMLLRKIENEVEKNIDIIINTYASVKGISKNRIEPVFEQGRKYNGKEKTG
- a CDS encoding metal-sensing transcriptional repressor yields the protein MVEHNHPNNKAVINRLSRISWHVDAIKHMIEDGRDCNEVLIQISVVVSALNNTGKVILKDHINHCVKDAIKNNNDTVLENLNNAIDKYFK